In Allomuricauda ruestringensis DSM 13258, the following proteins share a genomic window:
- a CDS encoding DUF3341 domain-containing protein translates to MASKVIQALYNDDDVLMHAVKKVRAEHHHIEEVYTPFPVHGLDKAMGLADTRIAITSFLYGCLGLTVAVVMMNYIMIEDWPQDIGGKPSFSYLENMPAFVPIMFELTVFFAAHLMVITFYLRSRMWPFKKAENPDKRTTDDHFLMEIGLHDNENELADLLWETGAVEVKVTEKES, encoded by the coding sequence ATGGCATCAAAAGTTATACAAGCACTTTACAACGATGACGATGTGTTGATGCATGCCGTAAAAAAGGTTAGGGCAGAGCACCATCATATTGAGGAAGTGTACACTCCGTTTCCTGTTCACGGTCTGGACAAGGCGATGGGACTGGCGGATACCCGAATAGCTATTACCTCTTTCCTATACGGATGTTTGGGGTTGACGGTTGCCGTAGTTATGATGAACTATATCATGATCGAGGATTGGCCACAGGATATCGGTGGTAAGCCAAGCTTTAGCTACTTGGAAAACATGCCGGCCTTTGTTCCGATTATGTTCGAGCTTACGGTTTTCTTTGCGGCCCACTTAATGGTGATTACTTTTTACCTAAGAAGTAGAATGTGGCCGTTTAAAAAAGCAGAAAATCCCGATAAACGTACGACCGACGACCACTTTTTAATGGAAATTGGGTTGCACGATAACGAAAATGAACTTGCCGATTTGTTGTGGGAAACAGGTGCGGTAGAAGTAAAAGTTACAGAAAAGGAGTCTTAA
- the nrfD gene encoding NrfD/PsrC family molybdoenzyme membrane anchor subunit, translated as MASHYEAPIRKPLVVGDKGYHDVTVDIARPVEGKANKQWWIVFSIALVAFLWGLGCIIYTVSTGIGVWGLNRTVNWAWDITNFVWWVGIGHAGTLISAVLLLFRQKWRMAINRSAEAMTIFSVIQAGLFPIIHMGRPWLGYWVLPIPNQFGSLWVNFNSPLLWDVFAISTYLSVSLVFWWTGLLPDFAMIRDRAVKPFQKKIYSLLSFGWTGRAKDWQRFEEVSLVLAGLATPLVLSVHTIVSFDFATSVIPGWHTTIFPPYFVAGAIFSGFAMVNTLLIIMRKVCSLEAYITVQHIELMNIVIMITGSIVGCAYITELFIAWYSGVEYEQYAFLNRATGPYWWAYWSMMTCNVFSPQFMWFKKLRTSIMFSFFISIVVNIGMWFERFVIIVTSLHRDYLPSSWTMFSPTFVDIGIFVGTIGFFFVLFLLYSRTFPVIAQAEVKSILKSSGEKYKKLRDAGKPLYQMPQGVNKVVRYDEPITDDVLMGEPKPTVGDKVGVSELLSAIGTFDSATETPDDLKKIKGVGPEMERTLNEIGIFTYAQVARMTEKEYDLLDSITGRFPGRAQRDDWAGQAKLLNDKK; from the coding sequence ATGGCGTCGCATTACGAAGCACCTATTCGAAAGCCCTTAGTGGTCGGAGACAAAGGATACCACGATGTAACAGTGGACATTGCCCGTCCGGTTGAGGGAAAGGCCAATAAACAATGGTGGATTGTATTCTCCATTGCATTAGTGGCATTCCTCTGGGGTCTAGGATGTATCATTTATACCGTTTCCACGGGTATTGGGGTTTGGGGTCTTAACCGAACCGTAAACTGGGCCTGGGATATCACCAACTTTGTATGGTGGGTAGGTATTGGTCACGCAGGGACACTTATTTCGGCTGTACTCTTGCTTTTCCGTCAAAAATGGAGAATGGCGATTAACCGTTCTGCCGAGGCGATGACCATTTTCTCGGTAATTCAGGCAGGTTTGTTCCCGATTATCCACATGGGACGTCCATGGTTGGGCTACTGGGTGCTTCCCATCCCTAACCAATTCGGTTCGCTTTGGGTAAACTTTAACTCGCCCTTGCTTTGGGACGTGTTTGCGATTTCAACCTATCTTTCGGTATCATTGGTATTCTGGTGGACAGGACTGTTGCCTGATTTTGCCATGATTCGTGATAGAGCCGTAAAACCATTCCAAAAGAAAATATACAGTCTGTTGAGCTTTGGTTGGACAGGACGTGCAAAGGATTGGCAACGTTTTGAAGAGGTTTCCTTGGTATTGGCCGGTTTGGCCACACCTTTGGTGCTTTCGGTACACACCATTGTATCCTTTGACTTTGCTACCTCGGTAATTCCGGGATGGCACACCACCATTTTCCCACCGTACTTTGTTGCTGGTGCGATTTTCTCTGGATTTGCCATGGTGAACACACTTTTGATCATAATGCGTAAAGTGTGCAGCCTTGAAGCCTATATCACCGTACAGCATATCGAATTGATGAACATTGTGATTATGATTACAGGTTCCATTGTAGGATGTGCCTATATCACGGAGTTGTTCATTGCGTGGTATTCCGGTGTGGAATACGAGCAGTACGCCTTCTTGAACAGGGCTACAGGACCTTATTGGTGGGCTTACTGGTCCATGATGACCTGTAACGTGTTCTCTCCACAGTTTATGTGGTTCAAAAAATTGCGTACCAGCATCATGTTCTCCTTCTTTATCTCTATTGTGGTGAACATAGGTATGTGGTTCGAGCGCTTTGTAATCATCGTAACCTCATTGCACAGGGATTACTTGCCATCTTCTTGGACCATGTTCTCCCCAACTTTTGTGGATATCGGAATTTTTGTCGGAACCATCGGTTTCTTCTTTGTACTGTTCCTTTTGTACTCAAGAACATTCCCTGTAATTGCTCAAGCGGAGGTAAAATCAATCTTGAAATCATCAGGGGAGAAATACAAAAAACTAAGGGATGCAGGAAAGCCTTTGTATCAAATGCCACAAGGTGTAAACAAGGTGGTCCGCTATGATGAGCCCATTACTGATGATGTTTTGATGGGCGAGCCCAAACCAACGGTTGGCGATAAAGTAGGAGTTTCTGAATTGTTGAGCGCTATCGGAACTTTTGATTCGGCAACAGAAACCCCCGACGATTTGAAAAAAATAAAAGGTGTAGGTCCGGAAATGGAGCGTACCTTGAACGAGATAGGAATTTTCACCTATGCACAGGTCGCTAGAATGACTGAAAAAGAGTATGATTTGCTGGACTCCATTACAGGAAGATTCCCAGGCCGTGCGCAGCGCGATGATTGGGCGGGTCAAGCAAAGTTGTTAAACGATAAAAAATAA